A stretch of the Aegilops tauschii subsp. strangulata cultivar AL8/78 chromosome 4, Aet v6.0, whole genome shotgun sequence genome encodes the following:
- the LOC109734542 gene encoding beta-glucuronosyltransferase GlcAT14A, with protein MHSPAPAAGAASVPPKDSRPLPCLLLVSLLLLLLLHFLSSSSPSTPAPPDAPHRAPLLAGADSAGPAPPALAFLLTGSAGDADRLHRLLLATYHPRNLYLLLLDRAAPASDRVRLAREVRAGPGRAGNVHVVGDPGFANPRGASALAAALHGASLLLQLGQGWDWFVHLDAGDYPLVAPDDLLHVLSYLPRDINFIQQTSYIGWKESRHIRPIVVDPGLYLSSRTDIFYATQKRELPSAYKLFTGSSSVILSRAFTEYCIVGTNNLPRTMLMYYTNMPLPHKKYFQTVLCNSPKFNRTVVNHDLHYWASDGTSKNEPRLLTLTDAENMTASSAAFGTRFAKDDPVLDHIDEEILQRLPGEPAPGGWCIGAGDDSPCSVSGSTDVLRPGPAAMKLAKFLAQRLSYPGFYSQQCIWD; from the exons ATGCATTCCCCCGCGCCGGCCGCGGGCGCCGCCTCCGTCCCCCCCAAGGACTCCCGCCCGCTCCCCTGCCTCCTCCTCGTCtccctcctgctcctcctcctgctccacttcctctcctcctcctccccttctacGCCCGCGCCTCCGGACGCGCCCCACCGCGCGCCGCTCCTGGCCGGCGCCGACTCCGCCGGCCCAGCCCCGCCCGCGCTCGCATTCCTCCTCACCGGCTCCGCGGGCGACGCCGACCGCCTACACCGCCTGCTCCTCGCCACCTACCATCCCCGCAACCTCTACCTCCTCCTACTCGACCGGGCCGCCCCCGCGTCCGACCGCGTGCGGCTCGCCCGGGAGGTGCGCGCTGGCCCCGGCCGCGCCGGCAACGTCCACGTCGTGGGCGACCCCGGGTTCGCTAACCCGCGCGGTGCTTCCGCGCTCGCCGCCGCGCTGCACGGCGCCTCTCTGCTGCTGCAGCTCGGCCAGGGCTGGGACTGGTTCGTGCACCTCGACGCCGGGGACTACCCGCTCGTCGCCCCCGACG ATCTCCTACATGTCTTATCATATCTACCAAGGGATATAAACTTCATTCAGCAGACCAGTTATATTGGCTGGAAGGA GTCAAGACATATAAGACCAATTGTTGTTGATCCTGGTCTATACCTCTCATCAAGGACTGACATTTTTTATGCCACTCAAAAGCGTGAACTGCCAAGTGCATACAAATTATTTACTG GTTCTTCATCTGTCATCCTTTCTCGGGCATTTACCGAGTATTGTATTGTCGGAACAAATAATCTACCAAGAACTATGCTAATGTACTACACTAACATGCCCTTGCCACACAAGAAGTATTTCCAGACAGTCCTCTGCAATTCCCCCAAGTTCAACAGGACCGTTGTTAACCATGACCTGCACTACTGGGCATCGGATGGGACGTCCAAAAACGAGCCCCGTCTGCTGACCCTAACTGACGCGGAAAACATGACCGCGAGCAGCGCTGCCTTCGGCACTAGATTCGCGAAGGATGACCCTGTGCTCGACCACATTGACGAGGAGATTTTGCAACGCCTGCCTGGAGAGCCAGCCCCAGGGGGATGGTGCATCGGTGCTGGGGACGACAGTCCCTGTTCTGTTTCGGGTAGCACGGATGTTCTTAGACCTGGGCCTGCGGCTATGAAACTTGCCAAGTTCCTTGCACAAAGGCTATCCTATCCAGGTTTTTATTCTCAGCAGTGTATATGGGACTGA